The following are encoded together in the Naumannella cuiyingiana genome:
- a CDS encoding serine/threonine-protein kinase, with protein MELVAGRFELYDRIGDGGMGRVWRAFDRKSGRWIAAKQLTHSDAAMVLRFVREQALRIDHPHVLAPTGWAADDDRVVLAMDLVAGGSLETLLGDHGALPDAYAAVLLDQLLAALEAIHAHGVVHRDIKPANLLLDATGTGMPRLRVSDFGVSVIMDEPRLTHTSMSIGTLGYMAPEQARGAEPEPRHDLHAAGVVGKRMITGQPSRGLPENWPSPLWPFLARLTDPDPRRRPSSAADARAELRRTGLLTGGTPWLAEPDPPEVFDQLAALPRRTLIDSPPTPTPVDPGTGRRIAAPARAQRPARNSGRGARKTALIVLTAGAFLGAIALVVAILVILLG; from the coding sequence ATGGAGCTTGTCGCGGGGCGCTTCGAGCTGTACGACCGGATCGGTGACGGCGGCATGGGTCGGGTCTGGCGTGCCTTCGACCGCAAGAGCGGGCGCTGGATCGCCGCCAAGCAACTGACCCACTCCGATGCGGCGATGGTGCTGCGCTTCGTCCGCGAACAGGCCCTGCGGATCGATCACCCGCACGTGCTCGCACCGACCGGGTGGGCGGCCGACGACGACCGGGTCGTGCTGGCCATGGACCTCGTCGCCGGCGGCTCGCTGGAGACGCTGCTCGGCGATCACGGTGCCCTGCCCGACGCCTATGCCGCGGTCCTGCTCGACCAACTGCTCGCCGCGCTGGAGGCGATCCACGCCCACGGGGTCGTGCACCGCGACATCAAGCCGGCCAACCTGCTGCTGGATGCCACCGGGACCGGGATGCCCCGGCTGCGGGTCTCCGACTTCGGCGTCTCGGTGATCATGGACGAGCCGCGCCTGACCCACACCTCGATGAGCATCGGCACGCTCGGCTACATGGCGCCGGAACAGGCCCGCGGCGCCGAGCCGGAACCACGGCACGATCTCCACGCGGCCGGCGTCGTCGGCAAGCGGATGATCACCGGCCAGCCGTCGCGCGGCCTGCCCGAGAACTGGCCGTCGCCGCTGTGGCCGTTCCTCGCCCGGCTCACCGATCCCGATCCGCGGCGCCGGCCGTCGTCGGCGGCCGACGCCCGCGCCGAGCTGCGGCGTACCGGCCTGCTCACCGGGGGTACGCCGTGGCTGGCCGAACCCGATCCGCCCGAGGTGTTCGATCAGCTCGCCGCCCTGCCGCGGCGCACGCTGATCGATTCCCCGCCGACCCCGACGCCGGTGGATCCCGGCACCGGCCGTCGGATCGCCGCCCCGGCCCGCGCGCAGCGCCCCGCCCGGAACTCCGGACGGGGCGCTCGGAAGACGGCGCTGATCGTTCTCACCGCCGGCGCCTTTCTCGGCGCCATCGCGCTGGTGGTGGCGATCCTCGTGATCCTGCTCGGGTGA
- a CDS encoding vWA domain-containing protein has protein sequence MRIRHLIALAASLGLMLTWLVAGPAALSRADVPDGRLLMVLDSSGSMNEPAGDDRSKIDAAKTALTSVADSLPADAQVGMRVYGATVFSADDPGACEDSQLVVPIGTGNAAALKAEIAKYKPFGETPMAYALEQAAKDLGGEGRRSILLVSDGEETCAPDPCKVAQQIADRGIDLRIDVVGFQVSGQAREQLECIADKGRGGYYDAADTEQLTQSLNEAKDQALNPFEVTGTPVEGTPDSAAAPPLTTGRWVDKLGAPGQARHYRLTRTVEGSSFWVGASMQPPSSSDAQVSLRLSPLGQPSLSCGDDIASRITASFSRTLLTGVANSWLPPDSTKTDCLTGDLVLSVTPAEAYDPLEGQPIQINVVEEPPLAADAAIPQPPADPTWQPVPLGQPIDRQGEFSFDTAPLIDPGTYRFTISPGDVQLFRVPAGWGQRIQATVLMPPATGDGYGSSFKLRVLSPLGGDASVDAAESPNSSSDSTSTGTESAASVSTYPIAYRNRELPTEARTSAALPGEYLIAVTYDEGDGETMTATLQADVIGDDAQVPDYQGDPPDVRGPGNDRGLLGGRPWPLIIGLAGGAAALVAIGGGALWLLRRG, from the coding sequence ATGCGTATCCGACATCTCATCGCCCTCGCAGCGAGTCTGGGGCTGATGCTCACCTGGCTCGTCGCCGGGCCCGCCGCGCTGAGCCGGGCCGATGTCCCCGACGGCCGACTGCTGATGGTGCTCGACTCGTCCGGGTCGATGAACGAACCCGCCGGCGACGACCGCAGCAAGATCGACGCCGCCAAGACCGCGCTGACCTCGGTCGCCGACTCGCTGCCCGCCGACGCGCAGGTGGGCATGCGCGTCTACGGCGCCACAGTGTTCTCCGCCGACGACCCCGGCGCCTGTGAGGACTCCCAGCTCGTCGTTCCGATCGGAACCGGCAACGCCGCCGCGCTGAAGGCCGAGATCGCGAAGTACAAGCCGTTCGGCGAGACTCCGATGGCCTATGCCCTGGAACAGGCCGCCAAGGATCTCGGCGGTGAGGGCCGGCGCTCGATCCTGCTGGTCTCCGACGGCGAGGAGACCTGCGCACCGGACCCGTGCAAGGTGGCCCAGCAGATCGCCGATCGGGGCATCGACCTGCGGATCGACGTCGTCGGCTTCCAGGTCTCCGGGCAGGCCCGCGAACAGCTCGAATGCATCGCCGACAAGGGCCGGGGCGGCTACTACGACGCCGCCGACACCGAACAGCTCACCCAGTCGCTGAACGAGGCGAAGGACCAGGCGCTGAACCCGTTCGAGGTCACCGGCACGCCGGTGGAGGGTACGCCGGACTCGGCCGCGGCGCCGCCGCTGACCACGGGCCGCTGGGTGGACAAGCTGGGCGCGCCGGGTCAGGCCAGGCATTACCGGCTGACCCGCACGGTGGAGGGCTCGTCCTTCTGGGTCGGCGCCAGCATGCAGCCGCCGTCCAGCTCAGACGCCCAGGTCTCGCTGCGCCTGTCCCCGCTCGGCCAGCCCAGCCTGAGCTGCGGCGACGACATCGCCAGCCGGATCACCGCAAGCTTCTCCCGGACCCTGCTGACCGGGGTCGCGAACTCGTGGCTGCCGCCGGACTCGACGAAGACCGACTGCCTGACCGGCGATCTGGTCCTCAGCGTCACCCCGGCGGAGGCCTACGATCCGCTGGAGGGCCAACCGATCCAGATCAACGTCGTCGAGGAACCGCCGCTGGCCGCGGATGCTGCGATCCCGCAGCCGCCGGCCGACCCGACCTGGCAGCCGGTTCCCCTGGGCCAGCCGATCGACCGGCAGGGCGAGTTCAGCTTCGACACGGCACCGCTGATCGACCCGGGCACCTATCGGTTCACGATCAGCCCCGGCGATGTGCAACTCTTCCGCGTCCCGGCGGGCTGGGGGCAGCGCATCCAGGCGACCGTACTGATGCCGCCCGCGACCGGCGACGGATACGGGTCGTCGTTCAAGCTCCGGGTGCTGTCGCCGCTGGGCGGAGACGCCTCGGTCGATGCCGCCGAATCGCCCAACTCGAGCTCCGACAGCACCTCGACGGGCACGGAGTCCGCGGCGTCGGTGTCGACCTATCCGATCGCCTACCGCAACCGGGAGCTGCCCACCGAGGCCCGGACGAGCGCGGCCCTGCCGGGCGAGTATCTGATCGCGGTCACCTACGACGAGGGCGACGGTGAGACCATGACGGCGACCCTGCAGGCGGACGTGATCGGCGACGACGCCCAGGTCCCGGACTATCAGGGCGACCCGCCGGACGTCCGCGGCCCCGGGAACGATCGCGGCCTGCTGGGCGGGCGGCCCTGGCCGTTGATCATCGGTCTGGCCGGCGGCGCGGCGGCTCTGGTCGCGATCGGCGGCGGCGCGCTGTGGCTGTTGCGGCGCGGCTGA
- a CDS encoding M28 family metallopeptidase, translating into MTATRNTRCRAAVVAAALGGWLLLGCTAGDPAPGAPPTPPGTPAPGAPGASRPTPTPSPTPAPEFSADAALADVEWLAGDIGPRLATDESFARAADEVSRRLLQLGYDVDRPEFDVPAGDSWGTPVAAGTSSNVIAQPATFDPDRDYVTIGAHLDTIAVSPGAEDNASGVAVLLELARLAASQDLQQVRFIAFGAEEPRGRGDDDHHYGSQRYVADLGSQGDRMVAMIALDRVGVPADEVPICTGGPVGSDLRDELLDVAAGLDIAARGCEGRTSDHWSFEKAGLPAARFGSVDYAGYHSRRDTPDVVDEAQLRRVGEIVWAWLADRH; encoded by the coding sequence ATGACCGCGACCCGGAACACCCGCTGCCGCGCCGCCGTCGTCGCTGCCGCGCTCGGCGGCTGGCTGCTGCTCGGCTGCACCGCCGGCGATCCGGCGCCCGGCGCACCGCCCACCCCACCCGGGACACCTGCCCCCGGCGCGCCGGGCGCGTCCCGGCCGACCCCGACCCCCAGCCCGACCCCGGCGCCGGAGTTCTCCGCCGATGCGGCGCTGGCCGACGTGGAATGGCTGGCGGGCGACATCGGCCCGCGGCTGGCGACCGATGAGTCCTTCGCCCGGGCCGCCGATGAGGTGTCGCGACGGCTGCTGCAACTCGGCTACGACGTCGATCGTCCCGAGTTCGACGTCCCGGCCGGCGACTCGTGGGGTACGCCGGTCGCGGCCGGCACCTCCAGCAACGTGATTGCCCAGCCGGCGACCTTCGACCCGGACCGCGACTACGTGACCATCGGCGCGCATCTCGACACCATCGCCGTCTCGCCGGGCGCGGAGGACAACGCGTCGGGGGTGGCCGTGCTGCTGGAGCTGGCGCGGCTCGCGGCGAGCCAGGATCTGCAGCAGGTGCGGTTCATCGCCTTCGGTGCCGAGGAACCCCGCGGGCGGGGCGACGATGATCATCACTACGGCTCGCAGCGCTATGTGGCCGACCTCGGCAGTCAGGGTGATCGGATGGTGGCGATGATCGCCCTGGACCGGGTCGGCGTGCCCGCGGACGAGGTACCGATCTGCACCGGCGGCCCGGTCGGCAGCGACCTGCGCGACGAACTGCTCGATGTCGCCGCCGGCCTCGACATCGCCGCCCGCGGCTGCGAAGGGCGTACCTCGGATCACTGGTCGTTCGAGAAGGCGGGCCTGCCCGCGGCCCGCTTCGGCAGCGTCGACTACGCCGGCTACCACTCCCGGCGCGACACCCCCGATGTCGTCGACGAGGCCCAGCTTCGCCGGGTCGGCGAGATCGTCTGGGCCTGGCTCGCCGACCGGCACTGA
- a CDS encoding DNA-binding protein: MPDDPTASHRASQAALYGQPLAEIIAEIGRALGLNQARIAAVLGLSAPMLSHLVAGRRVKIGNPVAHARLGQLRALAADATAGRVGAGELADRLAGIEASSDSWATTELSTAASSDDPGALARQTQGMFRGVAAAGDFLSAADRLDAEFPAIAELLRIYGAGRSDSAAAHWARSTTG; the protein is encoded by the coding sequence GTGCCCGACGACCCGACAGCCAGCCACCGCGCGAGCCAGGCCGCACTCTACGGCCAGCCGCTCGCGGAGATCATCGCCGAGATCGGCCGCGCGCTGGGCCTGAACCAGGCCCGGATCGCCGCGGTCCTCGGGCTGTCGGCCCCGATGCTTTCCCACCTCGTAGCGGGCCGCCGCGTGAAGATCGGCAACCCGGTCGCGCATGCCCGGCTGGGTCAGTTGCGGGCGCTGGCCGCCGATGCGACCGCGGGCCGCGTCGGGGCGGGAGAGCTCGCCGACCGGCTGGCCGGAATCGAGGCATCGAGCGACAGTTGGGCCACCACCGAGCTCTCGACCGCCGCCTCGTCGGACGACCCCGGGGCGCTCGCCCGGCAGACCCAGGGCATGTTCCGCGGCGTGGCGGCCGCCGGGGACTTCCTGTCCGCCGCCGACCGACTGGACGCGGAGTTCCCCGCGATCGCGGAACTGCTGCGGATCTACGGCGCCGGACGTTCGGACTCGGCGGCCGCGCACTGGGCACGGTCGACGACCGGCTGA
- a CDS encoding VIT1/CCC1 transporter family protein: MPPSTAPDARDIRRWRGYLADERAERQVYAELARRRTGEDREILLALAEAERRHEQHWVDLLGERAEPAPRPSLDVRLLGTLARRFGSVFALALMQRAEARSPYAADAHATEQMAADEQIHGEVVRGLAARGRRQLAGSFRAAVFGANDGLVSNLALVTGIGAVTQEPAIVLATGIAGLLSGALSMGAGEYVSVRSQRELLGASRPDHRSVDVIDDLDLNTNELALVFRARGLTPDEAEARAGALISDRESRSAGLLGGIDTSADAGVDPDEAVGSAWSAAISSFLFFGGGALIPVLPFLFGMVGLPAIAVSLALVGVALLLSGALVGIMSGASPGKRALRQLAIGFGAAGATYLLGRLFGATMG, encoded by the coding sequence ATGCCGCCATCAACCGCCCCCGACGCGCGAGACATCCGTCGCTGGCGCGGCTACCTTGCCGACGAGCGCGCCGAGCGCCAGGTCTATGCCGAGCTGGCCCGCCGCCGCACCGGCGAGGACCGCGAGATCCTGCTCGCCCTCGCCGAGGCCGAGCGCCGACACGAACAGCACTGGGTGGACCTGCTGGGGGAGCGGGCCGAGCCGGCCCCGCGACCCTCGCTCGATGTGCGCCTGCTCGGCACGCTGGCGCGGCGCTTCGGTTCGGTGTTCGCGCTCGCGCTGATGCAGCGCGCCGAGGCGCGCTCGCCGTATGCCGCCGACGCGCACGCGACCGAGCAGATGGCCGCGGACGAACAGATCCACGGCGAGGTGGTGCGCGGCCTCGCGGCCCGCGGCCGCCGCCAGCTCGCCGGCTCGTTCCGGGCCGCGGTCTTCGGCGCCAACGACGGCCTGGTCTCCAATCTGGCGCTCGTCACCGGCATCGGCGCGGTCACCCAGGAGCCGGCGATCGTGTTGGCGACCGGCATTGCCGGCCTGCTCTCGGGTGCGCTGTCGATGGGGGCGGGGGAGTACGTCTCGGTACGCTCCCAGCGCGAGCTGCTCGGCGCCTCGCGCCCCGACCACCGATCGGTGGATGTGATCGACGATCTCGATCTGAACACCAACGAGCTCGCCCTGGTGTTTCGGGCCCGGGGGCTCACCCCCGACGAGGCGGAGGCGCGGGCCGGCGCGCTGATCAGCGATCGCGAGAGCCGGTCCGCCGGACTGCTGGGCGGGATCGACACCTCCGCCGACGCCGGGGTCGATCCCGACGAGGCGGTCGGCAGCGCCTGGTCGGCGGCCATCTCGAGCTTCCTGTTCTTCGGCGGTGGCGCGCTGATCCCGGTGCTGCCGTTCCTGTTCGGCATGGTCGGCCTGCCCGCGATCGCGGTCTCGCTGGCGCTGGTCGGGGTGGCGCTGCTGCTCTCCGGCGCGCTGGTCGGGATCATGTCGGGCGCCTCGCCGGGCAAGCGCGCGCTGCGGCAGCTCGCGATCGGTTTCGGCGCGGCCGGGGCAACCTATCTGCTGGGGCGGCTCTTCGGCGCGACGATGGGCTGA
- a CDS encoding MFS transporter, which yields MTRGGGPRVGAGLLALVALLSLAANLRVAAVAVSPELSPIRADLAMTGVVAGLLTSLPVICFAIFGILAPALSGLVGLHRAVALGLLAVVAGQAGRVFAQDQVTFLALSALALAGMALGNVLLPALVKLHFPDRVGQVTAWYTTTLMIGMTLASVGTAPLADAVGGWRPALAVWAVLAAICLAPWLGLLGHDARIGPAERRVGLGEIARTPTAWILTAFFALQAMQAYALFGWLPTIFVDAGLDRVTAGALLAVVAGIGVPLALVFSYWTARHPSPYGLIGVTIGFAVIGDLGLLLAPTAAPVLWAIILGIGNSSFPIYLAMIGHRARTTAGLRSLSAFTQSTGYAFGLLGPMAVGVLRDATGGWTWPLALMMAISVLMAFFALLAARPRVIEDELPAAGSAQPVVDRAQCAAAESERPAP from the coding sequence GTGACGAGAGGGGGCGGGCCGCGGGTCGGGGCCGGCCTGCTGGCCCTGGTTGCCCTGCTCTCGCTCGCCGCGAATCTGCGCGTCGCCGCGGTGGCGGTCAGCCCCGAGCTCAGCCCCATCCGTGCCGATCTCGCCATGACGGGCGTCGTGGCCGGCCTGCTCACCTCGCTGCCGGTGATCTGCTTCGCGATCTTCGGGATCCTCGCCCCGGCTCTCAGTGGGCTGGTCGGCCTGCACCGGGCGGTCGCGCTGGGCCTGCTCGCCGTGGTGGCCGGACAGGCGGGCCGGGTGTTCGCCCAGGACCAGGTGACGTTCCTGGCGTTGTCCGCGCTCGCGCTGGCCGGGATGGCGCTCGGCAATGTGTTGTTGCCCGCGCTGGTCAAGCTGCATTTCCCGGACCGGGTGGGTCAGGTGACGGCGTGGTACACGACGACGCTGATGATCGGGATGACGCTGGCCAGCGTCGGCACCGCGCCGCTCGCGGACGCCGTCGGCGGCTGGCGCCCCGCGCTGGCGGTCTGGGCCGTGCTGGCCGCGATCTGTCTGGCGCCGTGGCTGGGGCTGCTCGGCCATGACGCCCGGATCGGCCCCGCCGAGCGGCGGGTCGGGCTGGGCGAGATCGCGCGCACCCCGACCGCGTGGATCCTGACGGCCTTCTTCGCGCTGCAGGCGATGCAGGCCTATGCCCTGTTCGGTTGGCTGCCGACGATCTTCGTCGATGCGGGCCTGGACCGCGTCACTGCCGGGGCCCTGCTAGCCGTCGTCGCCGGCATCGGCGTACCGCTCGCGCTGGTCTTCAGCTACTGGACGGCGCGGCACCCGAGCCCCTACGGGCTGATCGGCGTGACGATCGGCTTCGCGGTGATCGGCGACCTGGGGCTGTTGCTGGCTCCCACGGCGGCGCCCGTGCTGTGGGCGATCATCCTCGGCATCGGCAACTCCAGCTTCCCGATCTATCTGGCGATGATCGGGCACCGCGCCCGCACGACGGCCGGGCTGCGGTCGCTCTCGGCGTTCACCCAGAGCACCGGGTACGCCTTCGGCCTGCTCGGCCCGATGGCGGTCGGTGTCCTGCGCGATGCCACCGGCGGGTGGACCTGGCCGCTGGCGCTGATGATGGCGATCTCGGTCCTGATGGCCTTCTTCGCCCTGCTCGCCGCGCGGCCGCGGGTGATCGAGGACGAGCTGCCGGCGGCCGGCAGCGCTCAGCCGGTCGTCGACCGTGCCCAGTGCGCGGCCGCCGAGTCCGAACGTCCGGCGCCGTAG
- a CDS encoding CapA family protein yields MRRIPPRRRAVHGRAARAVAAVALTVAALTVAGCTAPRETGPRETNPRETGPRETNPGASAPLSPAPAGTPSTAPRVPLVLAAHATRPVLDIDAAAAQALLAGGADDWADLGLPRGRLRVTSALPDRAAPPGAAEAATPAEALDRVRADPDTLALVPADAVDPTVRVLTVGGAHPLADPTRYPLTTSGRPPQSVATVTIVGDIMLGRRVGDSLAAGEDPTAVFAPLADRLSGADLTVGTFEAALSDDGPPYQGADSFHADPEIALAGLDRAGFDAVSLANNHVGDFGTGALVTTFDIFDEAGIGRFGAGRDVAAARAPLIMEAQGQRIAFIGTESIEGVAATEDSPGVNRLSMPPRTGPLNRAEREATLQVIREAAADADVVIVMPHWGTQYTHEVEDSQRETARAFADAGADLVIGGHPHWVQGWEQLDDTTVAYSLGNFIFDMSMNDQVRQGVFVEITSWDGTVVAVDPVAHQIGDDHAPRLADDRARAEILGDLASTSSGPFADPDA; encoded by the coding sequence ATGAGGCGCATCCCACCGCGTCGCCGCGCAGTACACGGTCGCGCCGCCCGGGCGGTCGCCGCGGTCGCTCTGACCGTCGCGGCCCTGACCGTGGCCGGGTGCACCGCCCCGCGCGAAACCGGCCCGCGCGAAACCAACCCGCGCGAAACCGGCCCGCGCGAAACCAACCCGGGCGCGTCCGCGCCGCTTTCCCCGGCGCCGGCCGGGACGCCGAGCACCGCGCCCCGCGTACCCCTCGTCCTGGCCGCCCACGCGACCCGCCCCGTGCTCGACATCGACGCGGCTGCCGCGCAGGCCCTGCTGGCCGGTGGCGCCGACGACTGGGCCGACCTGGGCCTGCCGCGCGGGCGCCTGCGGGTGACCTCCGCGCTGCCGGACCGGGCGGCGCCACCGGGCGCCGCGGAGGCGGCCACACCGGCCGAGGCCCTCGACCGGGTTCGCGCCGACCCCGACACGCTGGCCCTGGTGCCCGCCGACGCGGTCGACCCGACCGTACGGGTGCTGACGGTCGGCGGCGCCCATCCGCTCGCCGATCCGACCCGCTATCCGTTGACCACGTCCGGCCGACCGCCGCAATCGGTCGCGACCGTGACGATCGTCGGCGACATCATGCTCGGCCGGCGGGTGGGTGACTCGCTCGCCGCGGGCGAGGACCCGACCGCCGTCTTCGCCCCGCTGGCCGACCGACTGTCTGGGGCCGATCTCACGGTCGGGACGTTCGAGGCGGCACTGTCCGATGACGGCCCACCCTACCAGGGCGCCGATTCCTTCCACGCCGACCCCGAGATCGCACTCGCCGGGTTGGACAGGGCAGGCTTCGACGCGGTGAGCCTGGCCAACAACCACGTCGGCGACTTCGGCACCGGCGCGCTGGTGACCACCTTCGACATCTTCGACGAGGCGGGAATCGGGCGGTTCGGCGCCGGGCGCGATGTCGCCGCCGCGCGGGCACCACTGATCATGGAAGCCCAGGGGCAGCGGATCGCGTTCATCGGCACGGAGTCGATCGAGGGCGTCGCCGCCACCGAGGACTCCCCCGGCGTCAACCGGCTGTCGATGCCGCCGCGTACCGGTCCGCTGAACCGGGCCGAGCGGGAGGCGACGTTGCAGGTGATCCGGGAGGCAGCCGCCGACGCGGACGTGGTGATCGTGATGCCGCACTGGGGCACGCAATACACCCACGAGGTGGAGGACTCCCAGCGCGAGACCGCCCGGGCCTTCGCCGATGCCGGCGCGGATCTGGTGATCGGTGGGCACCCACACTGGGTGCAGGGCTGGGAGCAACTCGATGACACGACGGTCGCGTACTCGCTGGGCAATTTCATCTTCGACATGTCGATGAACGACCAGGTACGCCAGGGCGTGTTCGTGGAGATCACGAGCTGGGACGGCACGGTCGTCGCGGTGGATCCGGTCGCCCACCAGATCGGCGACGACCACGCCCCGCGGCTGGCCGACGACCGGGCGCGCGCGGAGATCCTCGGCGATCTGGCCTCGACCAGCTCCGGCCCGTTCGCCGACCCGGACGCCTGA
- a CDS encoding Rne/Rng family ribonuclease encodes MLDEPTNNSDNGSGEDARPQRRRRRAASRPAGPPVAVPENSPTAEQSTPEQATPEQATPEVVGDGPIPAEAELTDQTPVDAEIVDEPASDASVGPTEITAAPAEQQPAAEAVEEPGEAVATGADEAEDVQPAGGGSTRLNRVLLDPFAPPQVVAAPARPESDRVGESDGDADEPDDDNDDSDNDDSDNDDSDNDDSDESGDGRPRRRRRRRGGRRRRRGGDDSDESDDQQSAGSDDAESGEGEDKAGESAKDGKGDSGAKSDDDADDEDEGQSSGRRRRRRRRRRGEDASSADDDPSDVVVKVRDGRRGKASDEVTGIDGSTRMEAKRQRRREGRSAGRRRAPILSEAEFLARRESVDRKMVIRQNDELAQIGVLEDGVLVEHYVDRASAASLIGNVYLGRVQNVLPSMEAAFIDIGRGRNAVLYAGEIDWNAFGVEGDARKVENVLKSGQTVLVQVTKDPVGAKGARLTGHVSLPGRYIVYAPGGHLSGISRKLPDNERKRLKEILAELVDDDASVIVRTAAEGATEDELVRDVTRLKAQWEAINKQVKSGSGAPKLLYGEPDLTVRIVRDLFTEDFSELTIDGNDSTNDAYETVTAYVGHVAPHLADRIKRWDREQGDIFAASRVDEQIAKALERKVFLPSGGSLIIDRTEAMTVIDVNTGKFTGSGGNLEATVTSNNLEAAEEIVRQLRLRDIGGIIVIDFIDMVLPSNRELLLRRLVECLGRDRTRHQVAEVTSLGLVQMTRKKIGTGLAEAFTETCECCSGRGYEIHDMPVETQAPSDGGERKGRGGRRGGKDRSSAKGRKNRDKAGDDSGKSDSGKSDSGKNDSGKNDSGKNDSGKNDSGKGASDPAGNDAAGSGATESPGPQQSDG; translated from the coding sequence ATGCTCGACGAGCCGACGAACAATTCCGACAACGGCTCCGGGGAGGACGCGCGCCCCCAGCGCCGTCGCCGCCGGGCCGCCAGCAGGCCCGCGGGTCCGCCGGTAGCCGTCCCGGAGAACTCTCCCACGGCGGAACAGTCCACCCCCGAACAGGCCACCCCCGAACAGGCCACCCCCGAGGTGGTCGGCGACGGCCCGATCCCGGCCGAGGCCGAGCTGACCGATCAGACGCCCGTCGATGCCGAAATCGTCGACGAGCCTGCCAGCGACGCGAGCGTCGGACCGACCGAGATCACCGCGGCCCCGGCCGAGCAACAGCCCGCCGCCGAGGCCGTCGAGGAGCCTGGCGAGGCGGTCGCCACCGGCGCCGACGAGGCCGAGGACGTGCAGCCGGCCGGCGGCGGATCTACCCGGCTGAACCGCGTGCTGCTGGACCCGTTCGCGCCGCCGCAGGTCGTGGCCGCGCCCGCCCGCCCGGAGAGCGATCGTGTCGGCGAATCCGATGGGGATGCCGACGAGCCCGACGACGACAACGACGACTCCGACAACGACGACTCCGACAACGACGACTCCGACAACGACGATTCGGACGAGTCCGGCGACGGGCGCCCGCGCCGCCGGCGCCGCCGGCGCGGCGGTCGCCGCCGCCGACGTGGCGGCGATGATTCCGACGAGTCCGACGACCAGCAGTCCGCCGGCTCCGACGACGCCGAGAGTGGCGAAGGCGAGGACAAGGCGGGCGAGTCGGCCAAGGACGGCAAGGGCGATTCCGGCGCGAAGTCCGACGACGATGCCGACGACGAGGACGAGGGTCAGTCCTCGGGTCGCCGTCGCCGCCGCCGGCGTCGCCGGCGCGGGGAGGACGCCTCCAGCGCCGATGACGACCCGAGCGATGTGGTCGTCAAGGTACGCGACGGCCGGCGCGGCAAGGCCAGCGACGAGGTCACCGGGATCGACGGCTCGACCCGGATGGAGGCCAAGCGGCAGCGCCGCCGGGAGGGCCGCTCGGCCGGCCGGCGCCGCGCCCCGATCCTCAGCGAGGCCGAGTTCCTGGCCCGCCGGGAGTCCGTCGACCGGAAGATGGTGATCCGGCAGAACGACGAGCTCGCCCAGATCGGCGTGCTCGAGGACGGCGTACTCGTCGAGCACTATGTCGATCGGGCCAGCGCCGCCTCCCTGATCGGCAATGTCTATCTCGGCCGGGTCCAGAACGTCCTGCCGTCGATGGAGGCCGCGTTCATCGACATCGGCCGCGGCCGCAACGCCGTGCTGTACGCCGGTGAGATCGACTGGAACGCCTTCGGTGTCGAGGGCGATGCCCGCAAGGTCGAGAACGTGCTGAAGTCCGGCCAGACCGTGCTGGTCCAGGTCACCAAGGACCCGGTCGGCGCGAAGGGCGCGCGGCTCACGGGCCACGTCTCGCTGCCCGGGCGCTACATCGTCTACGCGCCGGGCGGTCACCTGTCGGGCATCTCCCGCAAGCTGCCGGACAACGAGCGCAAGCGGCTCAAGGAGATCCTGGCCGAGCTGGTCGACGACGACGCATCGGTGATCGTGCGTACCGCCGCCGAGGGCGCCACCGAGGACGAGCTGGTCCGTGACGTGACGCGGCTGAAGGCGCAGTGGGAGGCGATCAACAAGCAGGTGAAGTCCGGCTCCGGCGCCCCGAAGCTGCTCTACGGCGAGCCCGATCTGACGGTACGCATCGTCCGCGACCTGTTCACCGAGGACTTCTCCGAGCTGACCATCGACGGCAACGACTCGACCAACGATGCCTACGAGACGGTCACTGCCTATGTCGGCCACGTCGCGCCGCACCTGGCCGACCGGATCAAGCGCTGGGACCGCGAGCAGGGCGACATCTTCGCCGCCAGCCGGGTGGACGAGCAGATCGCCAAGGCGCTGGAACGCAAGGTCTTCCTGCCCTCGGGCGGTTCGTTGATCATCGACCGCACCGAGGCGATGACCGTGATCGACGTGAACACGGGCAAGTTCACCGGCAGTGGCGGCAACCTCGAGGCCACGGTCACCTCCAACAACCTGGAGGCCGCCGAGGAGATCGTCCGGCAACTGCGTCTGCGCGACATCGGCGGCATCATCGTGATCGACTTCATCGACATGGTGCTGCCGAGCAACCGCGAGCTGCTGCTGCGGCGCCTCGTCGAGTGCCTCGGCCGCGACCGCACCCGCCACCAGGTCGCCGAGGTGACCAGCCTCGGCCTGGTGCAGATGACGCGGAAGAAGATCGGGACCGGGCTGGCCGAGGCCTTCACCGAGACCTGCGAGTGCTGCTCGGGCCGCGGCTACGAGATCCACGACATGCCCGTCGAGACCCAGGCGCCCTCCGACGGCGGCGAGCGCAAGGGCCGCGGCGGCCGGCGCGGCGGGAAGGACCGCTCCTCGGCCAAGGGCCGGAAGAACCGCGACAAGGCCGGTGACGATTCGGGCAAGAGCGACTCGGGCAAGAGCGACTCGGGCAAGAACGACTCGGGCAAGAACGACTCGGGCAAGAACGACTCGGGCAAGAACGACTCGGGCAAGGGCGCGAGCGACCCGGCCGGCAACGATGCGGCCGGGTCCGGCGCCACGGAATCCCCGGGGCCCCAGCAGTCCGACGGCTGA